Proteins encoded within one genomic window of Bos mutus isolate GX-2022 chromosome 9, NWIPB_WYAK_1.1, whole genome shotgun sequence:
- the LOC102275235 gene encoding ribosomal protein eL22-like has translation MTLLDRQAFKIEPNKEKKLKESTWKFTLDFTHPVEDVLRWNFDSGHFEQFLLEKVKVHRKTGNLGKITHIEHFKNKITVFSEKQFSKRYLKYLTKKQLKKNNLRDWLRVVASDKETYELCYFRISQDGDESESED, from the exons ATGACACTACTTGATCGG CAAGCCTTCAAGATAGAgccaaacaaagaaaagaagcttAAGGAGTCAACCTGGAAGTTTACTTTGGATTTTACTCATCCAGTAGAAGATGTGTTGAG ATGGAATTTTGATTCTGGACATTTTGAACAGTTTCTACTGGAGAAGGTTAAAGTGCATAGAAAGACTGGAAATCTTGGGAAAATCACTCACATTGAACATTTCAAGAACAAAATCACAGTTTTTTCTGAGAAACAGTTCTCTAAAAGGTATCTGAAATATCTTACCAAGAAACAGCTTAAAAAGAACAATCTTCGTGATTGGCTTCGTGTGGTTGCATCTGACAAGGAGACTTATGAGCTTTGTTACTTCCGAATTAGTCAAGATGGAGATGAATCTGAGTCTGAGGACTAG